From the genome of Anopheles moucheti chromosome 3, idAnoMoucSN_F20_07, whole genome shotgun sequence, one region includes:
- the LOC128303300 gene encoding stress-activated protein kinase JNK isoform X2, translated as MSSRHAFYTVEVGDTKFTILKRYQNLKPIGSGAQGIVCAAYDTVTQQNVAIKKLSRPFQNVTHAKRAYREFKLMKLVNHKNIIGLLNAFTPQRTLEEFQDVYLVMELMDANLCQVIQMDLDHERMSYLLYQMLCGIKHLHSAGIIHRDLKPSNIVVKSDCTLKILDFGLARTAGTTFMMTPYVVTRYYRAPEVILGMGYKENVDIWSVGCIMGEMIRGGVLFPGTDHIDQWNKIIEQLGTPSQSFMTRLQPTVRNYVENRPRYTGYPFDRLFPDVLFPTDSNEHNRLKASQARDLLSRMLVVDPEHRISVDQALVHSYINVWYDESEVNAPAPGPYDHSVDEREHTVEQWKELIYQEVMEYEARNNLADGDGAPR; from the exons ATGAGCTCACGTCACGCCTTCTACACCGTCGAGGTGGGCGACACCAAGTTTACCATTCTAAAGCGATACCAAAACCTGAAACCGATCGGATCCGGCGCTCAAGGCATTGTTTG TGCCGCATACGATACAGTAACACAGCAGAATGTTGCCATCAAAAAGCTATCAAGACCTTTCCAAAATGTCACTCACGCCAAACGAGCCTACAGGGAGTTTAAGCTTATGAAATTAGTCAATCATAAAAAT ATCATTGGACTGCTAAACGCATTCACTCCGCAGCGTACACTAGAAGAGTTCCAGGATGTGTACCTGGTCATGGAGCTTATGGACGCGAACCTTTGCCAGGTCATACAGATGGATCTGGACCACGAGCGAATGTCCTACCTGCTCTATCAGATGCTGTGTGGCATCAAGCATCTGCACTCGGCTGGTATTATTCACCGG GACTTGAAGCCCTCCAACATCGTGGTAAAATCGGACTGCACACTAAAAATATTAGATTTCGGACTGGCACGTACGGCCGGCACCACGTTCATGATGACGCCGTACGTCGTCACGCGGTACTACCGTGCGCCGGAAGTGATCCTGGGCATGGGATATAAGGAGAACGTCGACATCTGGTCGGTAGGATGCATCATGGGTGAAATGATACGCGGTGGCGTACTATTCCCCGGCACAGATCATATTGATCAGTGGAACAAGATTATTG AACAATTGGGTACTCCGTCCCAGTCCTTTATGACACGGTTACAACCAACAGTGCGAAATTACGTGGAAAACAGGCCCCGCTACACGGGCTATCCGTTCGATCGGCTCTTCCCGGACGTGCTGTTCCCGACCGATTCGAACGAACACAACCGACTGAAGGCTAGTCAAGCGCGGGATCTGCTCAGTAGAATGTTGGTGGTTGATCCGGAGCATCGTATTTCCGTCGATCAGGCCCTGGTGCACAGCTACATCAACGTCTGGTACGACGAGAGTGAAGTCAATGCG CCTGCACCCGGTCCGTACGATCACAGTGTGGACGAGCGCGAACATACGGTCGAACAGTGGAAGGAACTGATCTACCAGGAGGTGATGGAGTACGAGGCACGTAATAATCTAGCAGATGGTGACGGTGCTCCACGGTAG
- the LOC128303300 gene encoding stress-activated protein kinase JNK isoform X1 — translation MCMCACALIELTLTLLQNLADCTVRGCVWGRGALSSSHTKASENPLTKEPTIANMNRRATNYVKYQFGDTEFEVPDRYTNLEAKGFGAQGTVCAAYDTVTQQNVAIKKLSRPFQNVTHAKRAYREFKLMKLVNHKNIIGLLNAFTPQRTLEEFQDVYLVMELMDANLCQVIQMDLDHERMSYLLYQMLCGIKHLHSAGIIHRDLKPSNIVVKSDCTLKILDFGLARTAGTTFMMTPYVVTRYYRAPEVILGMGYKENVDIWSVGCIMGEMIRGGVLFPGTDHIDQWNKIIEQLGTPSQSFMTRLQPTVRNYVENRPRYTGYPFDRLFPDVLFPTDSNEHNRLKASQARDLLSRMLVVDPEHRISVDQALVHSYINVWYDESEVNAPAPGPYDHSVDEREHTVEQWKELIYQEVMEYEARNNLADGDGAPR, via the exons atgtgtatgtgtgcttgtGCGTTGATTGAGCTCACTCTCACCCTACTCCAAAACCTTGCCGACTGTACAGTGCGTGGGTGTGTATGGGGCCGTGGCGCTCTGTCGTCTAGTCATACGAAAGCAAGCGAAAACCCGCTCACAAAAGAGCCGACCATCGCAAACATGAACCGAAGAGCGACCAACTATGTGAAGTACCAGTTCGGGGACACGGAGTTCGAGGTCCCGGATCGGTACACCAATCTGGAGGCAAAAGGCTTCGGTGCTCAGGGCACGGTGTG TGCCGCATACGATACAGTAACACAGCAGAATGTTGCCATCAAAAAGCTATCAAGACCTTTCCAAAATGTCACTCACGCCAAACGAGCCTACAGGGAGTTTAAGCTTATGAAATTAGTCAATCATAAAAAT ATCATTGGACTGCTAAACGCATTCACTCCGCAGCGTACACTAGAAGAGTTCCAGGATGTGTACCTGGTCATGGAGCTTATGGACGCGAACCTTTGCCAGGTCATACAGATGGATCTGGACCACGAGCGAATGTCCTACCTGCTCTATCAGATGCTGTGTGGCATCAAGCATCTGCACTCGGCTGGTATTATTCACCGG GACTTGAAGCCCTCCAACATCGTGGTAAAATCGGACTGCACACTAAAAATATTAGATTTCGGACTGGCACGTACGGCCGGCACCACGTTCATGATGACGCCGTACGTCGTCACGCGGTACTACCGTGCGCCGGAAGTGATCCTGGGCATGGGATATAAGGAGAACGTCGACATCTGGTCGGTAGGATGCATCATGGGTGAAATGATACGCGGTGGCGTACTATTCCCCGGCACAGATCATATTGATCAGTGGAACAAGATTATTG AACAATTGGGTACTCCGTCCCAGTCCTTTATGACACGGTTACAACCAACAGTGCGAAATTACGTGGAAAACAGGCCCCGCTACACGGGCTATCCGTTCGATCGGCTCTTCCCGGACGTGCTGTTCCCGACCGATTCGAACGAACACAACCGACTGAAGGCTAGTCAAGCGCGGGATCTGCTCAGTAGAATGTTGGTGGTTGATCCGGAGCATCGTATTTCCGTCGATCAGGCCCTGGTGCACAGCTACATCAACGTCTGGTACGACGAGAGTGAAGTCAATGCG CCTGCACCCGGTCCGTACGATCACAGTGTGGACGAGCGCGAACATACGGTCGAACAGTGGAAGGAACTGATCTACCAGGAGGTGATGGAGTACGAGGCACGTAATAATCTAGCAGATGGTGACGGTGCTCCACGGTAG